A section of the Rhodobacteraceae bacterium M382 genome encodes:
- a CDS encoding NADH:flavin oxidoreductase, with protein MDPLLTPFQLRHLTLRNRIISTAHAPSFQEGGHPRDRYRLYHEEKAKGGVGLTIVGGSTNIAPDSPSVFGQLYAGDDSIIPWFQKLTSGVRAHGAAIMCQITHMGRRTAWDDGHWLPVMGPSGTRERAHRSCVKPMEPEDITRVVQDFAQAAKRCQAGGFDGIELLSHSHLMGQFLSPLINRRHDEYGGALDNRLRLTLQVIDAVRAAVGPDMILGLRLTGDELIQGGMDADDCVEIARRLANTGDVDFLNVLAGAPYDDLGLAGWVAPMGQPAAPHLDVAGRIREAVDIPVFHAGGVADIATARHALTAGCVDLIGMTRAQMADPYLVHKLSRDREYRIRPCVGLGYCVDRVNQGKPAVCGHNAATGREATMPHVLGTAARSRRVVVVGGGPGGLEAARKCATRGHHVVLFEASDRLGGQINLAARGMTRRQIWGVADWLITEARHLGVDIRLNSLAEPDDILAETPDAVIIATGGWPEPLACAGQQWQTSTWDIMNGESRVSGTVLLVDDMGDHPALVCADVLSRSGCTVSLVTPDRSVAHDLGPTNSAVVLRDLTRQGVTFSCFQDLVEITLVGNRKQATLRNVLTGQTEVRLVDHVVVENGIVPNDTLYHALKAGSRNLGQLDQTAMIAGTSPFVAHNPNGHYHLARIGDAVAGRNIHAALYDALRVCKDL; from the coding sequence ATGGACCCACTTCTTACCCCATTCCAGCTGCGCCACCTGACCCTGCGCAATCGCATCATCAGCACCGCACATGCGCCATCATTTCAGGAAGGCGGCCATCCCAGGGACCGGTATCGGTTGTATCATGAAGAAAAGGCCAAGGGCGGCGTCGGTCTGACCATCGTTGGCGGATCTACCAACATTGCTCCAGACAGCCCATCTGTGTTTGGACAATTATACGCAGGTGATGACAGCATCATTCCCTGGTTTCAAAAACTGACATCCGGCGTGCGCGCTCACGGTGCCGCGATCATGTGCCAGATCACCCACATGGGGCGGCGCACCGCATGGGACGACGGGCATTGGCTCCCTGTCATGGGGCCATCGGGCACCCGCGAACGCGCACATCGCTCCTGTGTGAAACCGATGGAACCCGAAGACATCACCCGCGTTGTCCAGGACTTTGCACAGGCCGCGAAACGGTGTCAGGCGGGCGGATTTGACGGCATAGAACTGTTGTCGCATTCGCATCTGATGGGGCAATTCCTGTCGCCGCTGATCAATCGACGCCACGATGAATATGGCGGCGCATTGGACAACCGGCTGCGCCTGACGCTGCAGGTGATTGACGCGGTGCGGGCGGCCGTCGGGCCCGACATGATCCTGGGGCTGCGACTGACGGGGGATGAATTGATCCAGGGCGGGATGGACGCGGATGACTGCGTAGAAATTGCCCGCAGGCTTGCCAACACCGGGGACGTCGATTTTTTGAACGTTCTGGCCGGTGCGCCCTATGACGATCTGGGCCTGGCCGGGTGGGTTGCGCCCATGGGGCAGCCAGCTGCACCGCATTTGGATGTTGCTGGCCGGATCCGCGAGGCGGTCGATATCCCGGTGTTTCATGCGGGCGGTGTCGCGGATATTGCAACCGCACGGCACGCGTTGACCGCGGGGTGCGTGGATCTGATTGGCATGACCCGCGCCCAGATGGCGGACCCGTATCTGGTGCACAAACTGTCCCGTGACCGAGAATACCGCATCAGACCCTGCGTCGGGTTGGGCTATTGCGTGGATCGGGTCAATCAAGGCAAACCTGCTGTCTGCGGCCACAACGCCGCCACAGGGCGCGAGGCGACAATGCCCCATGTCCTGGGCACGGCCGCCAGATCCCGCAGGGTCGTTGTGGTCGGTGGTGGTCCGGGCGGGTTGGAAGCGGCCCGTAAATGCGCCACCCGTGGACACCATGTGGTCCTGTTCGAAGCCAGCGACCGGTTGGGCGGTCAGATCAACCTGGCCGCCAGGGGGATGACGCGCCGACAGATTTGGGGGGTGGCCGATTGGCTGATAACCGAAGCACGTCACTTGGGGGTGGATATTCGGCTCAACTCGCTGGCCGAGCCTGATGACATTCTCGCCGAAACGCCCGATGCTGTCATCATCGCCACCGGAGGCTGGCCCGAGCCGCTGGCGTGTGCCGGACAGCAATGGCAAACATCGACATGGGATATCATGAATGGCGAATCCCGGGTGTCAGGCACAGTGCTTTTGGTGGACGACATGGGCGACCACCCTGCCCTTGTCTGCGCTGACGTTCTGTCCCGGTCGGGGTGCACAGTCTCTTTGGTCACGCCCGATCGCAGCGTTGCCCATGATCTGGGACCGACCAATTCGGCTGTCGTCCTCCGGGATCTAACCCGGCAAGGTGTTACATTCAGTTGTTTTCAGGATCTCGTCGAAATCACGCTGGTCGGCAATCGCAAACAGGCCACGCTGCGCAATGTCTTGACCGGTCAAACCGAAGTCAGGCTGGTGGATCATGTCGTGGTAGAGAACGGGATCGTTCCCAATGACACCTTGTATCACGCGCTCAAAGCCGGCTCCCGTAACCTCGGCCAATTGGACCAGACAGCGATGATCGCCGGGACCTCTCCCTTTGTCGCGCACAATCCAAATGGACATTATCATCTGGCACGGATCGGGGATGCGGTGGCCGGACGCAATATCCACGCAGCACTCTATGATGCGTTGAGGGTGTGCAAAGATCTATGA
- a CDS encoding alpha/beta fold hydrolase, with amino-acid sequence MDFGNAWPDRAPAQPSAGASVPDVCHLRQKRPWIGGDLQTLAHRIVFRRHPIPGPSRSLKFPMMDGTGDVMTGTLHDPGQGKPLVVLMHGVTGCEDSVYLWDTALHLVRQGWTVLRLNHRGAGSSLAWCSRTYHCMGTADVAAVLNLLPGKLVDQGVFLVGFSMGGTILLNLLASQIRLPGILGAMTISAPLDLVASADRLHHPRNFIYQKSLLHSLMRMEVAMRKNGTLSPDTPLPRPNSLRGYDDEITAPRHGFSDGMDYYRQSSPVQRLMDISTPVTMLHAKDDPWIPADDYHRLLSRGGGPLQVVLTPRGGHVGFHFQGQSRPLFTTILAQRLKDAWPSGQGRTPDGS; translated from the coding sequence ATGGATTTCGGAAACGCTTGGCCGGACCGCGCCCCAGCCCAGCCAAGTGCCGGGGCATCGGTGCCGGATGTCTGTCACCTGCGCCAGAAGCGCCCCTGGATCGGCGGTGACCTTCAGACTTTGGCGCATCGGATCGTTTTTCGAAGACACCCGATCCCGGGTCCCAGCCGGAGTCTGAAGTTCCCCATGATGGATGGCACCGGGGATGTCATGACCGGAACGTTGCACGACCCTGGCCAAGGCAAACCATTGGTGGTGTTGATGCACGGCGTGACGGGATGCGAAGACAGTGTCTATCTGTGGGACACCGCCCTGCATCTGGTTCGACAGGGGTGGACGGTTCTGCGATTGAATCATCGCGGGGCCGGGTCGTCGCTGGCATGGTGTTCGCGCACCTATCATTGCATGGGCACCGCTGATGTTGCGGCTGTCCTGAATCTTCTGCCTGGAAAGCTGGTTGATCAGGGTGTTTTTCTGGTCGGCTTTTCGATGGGCGGAACGATCCTGTTGAACCTTTTGGCGTCCCAAATCCGGCTCCCCGGAATTCTGGGTGCGATGACGATCTCGGCTCCGCTGGATCTGGTCGCAAGCGCCGACAGGCTGCATCATCCGCGCAATTTCATTTATCAAAAGTCGTTGTTGCACAGCCTGATGCGGATGGAAGTTGCGATGCGCAAGAACGGGACATTGTCGCCGGACACACCGTTGCCGCGACCCAATAGCCTCCGGGGGTATGACGACGAAATCACGGCCCCGCGTCATGGATTTTCCGACGGGATGGATTATTACCGGCAAAGTTCGCCTGTCCAAAGGCTGATGGATATCTCAACGCCGGTTACGATGTTGCATGCAAAGGATGATCCGTGGATCCCGGCGGATGACTATCACCGACTGTTATCCAGAGGCGGTGGCCCCTTGCAGGTTGTTCTGACCCCACGGGGGGGTCACGTCGGGTTCCATTTTCAGGGGCAAAGCCGCCCGTTGTTCACAACAATTCTGGCGCAGAGGTTGAAGGACGCCTGGCCGTCTGGCCAGGGTCGAACGCCAGACGGGTCATAG